A genome region from Labilibaculum antarcticum includes the following:
- a CDS encoding flavodoxin family protein: MKVVAFNGSPKKEGNTYHALKLVTEQLEMQGIETEIVHVGNKGVKGCTACGQCAKNKDEKCVLKGDDLNIWIQKMKEADGILLGSPVHFASLGANMKSFLDRAFYVSGANGNLFRHKVGASVVAVRRSGGLPTFNELNNYITYAEMMVPTSNYWNVIHGTTPGEALQDEEGVQIMRVLGKNMAYLLQLIDQGKDKVEAPVQEKKIYTNFIR, from the coding sequence ATGAAAGTAGTCGCATTTAATGGAAGTCCGAAAAAAGAAGGAAACACTTACCATGCCCTTAAATTGGTAACTGAGCAATTGGAAATGCAAGGTATTGAAACAGAGATCGTGCATGTTGGAAACAAAGGAGTAAAAGGTTGTACCGCTTGTGGTCAATGCGCTAAAAATAAAGATGAAAAATGTGTGCTAAAAGGAGATGATCTAAACATTTGGATTCAGAAAATGAAAGAAGCCGATGGCATTTTGCTTGGCTCACCTGTTCATTTTGCATCCTTGGGAGCAAATATGAAATCGTTTTTAGACCGGGCATTCTATGTGAGTGGTGCAAATGGGAACTTGTTTCGCCACAAAGTTGGTGCTTCGGTTGTGGCAGTTCGTCGTTCGGGAGGATTACCAACTTTTAACGAATTGAACAATTACATCACCTATGCAGAAATGATGGTTCCGACCTCAAATTATTGGAATGTGATTCACGGAACTACTCCAGGTGAAGCATTACAAGATGAAGAAGGCGTTCAAATTATGAGAGTTTTAGGGAAAAACATGGCTTACCTATTGCAATTAATTGATCAGGGAAAAGACAAGGTAGAAGCTCCGGTACAGGAGAAGAAAATATACACCAACTTTATTCGATAA